The Paracoccus sp. MC1862 genome includes a window with the following:
- the guaD gene encoding guanine deaminase has product MTKTLLRGRVLSFHADPAETENSHHFWDNGAILIENGCILSVGDYADTKDPEAQEIDHRPYIIMAGFVDPHIHFPQVQVVAAWAAQLLDWLNDHTFPIEAQYRDPIHAARMAEAFLDQLILNGTTAASAFCSVHRESAEALFAAAEKRGMAMLAGKVMMDRNAPEAVLDTAQASYDDSRALIDCWHGRGRLEYVITPRFAITSTPEQLRAAGTLAAENPDLAIQTHLNENRAEIELTMQLYPKAQDYLDIYDRFGLLGPRSLMGHAIHMNDREIARMAETGTRAIHCPTSNLFLGSGLFDDRGMRDAGVVTGVATDIGGGTSWSMLATLAEAYKIAQMRGQRMHPFAAFHWATRGNAIALGIEDRVGSVRPGRFADLVVLDPRATQAMRLRHDKVDSLMQELFILQVMGDDRAVVETYVAGRPMKAHLAN; this is encoded by the coding sequence ATGACCAAGACCCTTCTGCGCGGCCGCGTGCTGAGCTTCCATGCCGATCCCGCCGAGACCGAGAACAGTCACCACTTTTGGGATAACGGCGCAATCCTGATCGAGAACGGCTGCATCCTTTCGGTGGGCGACTACGCCGACACCAAGGACCCCGAGGCGCAGGAAATCGACCATCGCCCCTACATCATCATGGCGGGCTTCGTCGATCCGCACATCCATTTCCCGCAGGTGCAGGTCGTGGCCGCTTGGGCCGCGCAGCTTCTGGACTGGCTGAACGACCACACCTTCCCCATCGAGGCGCAATACCGCGACCCCATCCATGCCGCCCGCATGGCCGAAGCCTTCCTCGATCAGTTGATCCTGAACGGCACCACCGCGGCCAGCGCCTTCTGTTCCGTCCACCGCGAAAGCGCCGAGGCGCTGTTTGCGGCCGCTGAAAAACGGGGCATGGCGATGCTGGCGGGCAAGGTCATGATGGACCGCAACGCGCCCGAAGCGGTGCTGGACACCGCGCAGGCCTCCTATGACGACAGCCGCGCGCTGATCGACTGTTGGCACGGGCGCGGGCGGCTGGAATATGTGATCACGCCGCGCTTCGCGATCACCTCGACGCCCGAGCAGTTGCGCGCCGCCGGGACTCTCGCTGCCGAGAACCCCGACCTCGCGATTCAGACCCACCTGAACGAGAACCGCGCCGAGATCGAGCTGACCATGCAGCTTTACCCCAAGGCGCAGGATTACCTCGACATCTACGACCGCTTCGGCCTTCTGGGTCCGCGCAGCCTGATGGGCCACGCAATCCACATGAACGACCGCGAAATCGCACGGATGGCGGAGACCGGCACAAGGGCGATCCATTGCCCGACCTCGAACCTGTTCCTCGGATCGGGGCTGTTCGACGACCGGGGGATGCGGGATGCGGGCGTCGTCACCGGGGTTGCCACCGACATCGGCGGCGGCACAAGCTGGTCGATGCTGGCAACGCTGGCCGAGGCCTACAAGATCGCCCAGATGCGCGGCCAGAGGATGCATCCCTTCGCGGCCTTCCACTGGGCCACGCGCGGCAACGCCATCGCGCTGGGGATCGAGGACCGGGTCGGCAGCGTCCGGCCGGGGCGCTTCGCCGACCTCGTGGTGCTGGACCCCCGCGCCACGCAGGCGATGCGGCTGCGTCATGACAAGGTGGACTCGCTGATGCAGGAATTGTTCATCCTGCAGGTCATGGGCGACGACCGGGCGGTGGTGGAAACCTATGTCGCGGGCCGGCCGATGAAGGCGCATCTGGCGAACTGA
- the xdhC gene encoding xanthine dehydrogenase accessory protein XdhC, producing MIRVRITRARGSTPREEGAEMMVGAEAVTGTIGGGQLEYLAIDRARQMLARGEDRAVMDVPLGPEIGQCCGGRVELTLDREPASPAPPKPSVLIFGAGHVGRALARAMLPLPVKLRLIDQRPAELALAEVPGELTPLPEAEVRRAPARSAYVILTHDHALDFLIAAEALARGDAAYVGMIGSATKRATFSRFAKARGIDPAPLTCPIGGLVRDKRPEVISAFTAAEIMATLLARHPAHATA from the coding sequence ATGATCCGCGTCCGCATCACGCGCGCCCGAGGCTCGACCCCCCGCGAGGAAGGGGCCGAGATGATGGTGGGCGCAGAGGCCGTCACCGGCACCATCGGCGGCGGACAGTTGGAATACCTCGCCATCGACCGGGCGCGGCAGATGCTGGCCCGCGGCGAGGATCGCGCGGTGATGGACGTCCCGCTCGGCCCCGAGATCGGCCAGTGCTGCGGAGGGCGGGTGGAACTGACGCTGGACCGCGAACCAGCCAGCCCAGCGCCGCCAAAGCCCTCGGTGCTGATCTTCGGCGCGGGCCATGTGGGGCGCGCACTTGCCCGCGCCATGCTGCCGCTTCCGGTAAAGCTGCGCCTGATCGACCAGCGCCCGGCCGAATTGGCGCTGGCGGAAGTGCCGGGGGAACTGACCCCCCTGCCCGAGGCCGAGGTGCGCCGCGCGCCCGCGCGTTCGGCCTATGTGATCCTGACCCATGACCACGCGCTGGATTTCCTGATCGCGGCCGAGGCGCTGGCGCGGGGCGATGCTGCTTATGTCGGCATGATCGGCAGCGCGACCAAGCGCGCGACCTTCTCGCGCTTTGCCAAGGCGCGCGGTATCGACCCCGCGCCGTTGACCTGCCCCATCGGCGGCCTTGTCCGTGACAAGCGCCCCGAAGTCATCTCCGCCTTCACGGCGGCCGAGATCATGGCTACCCTGCTGGCGCGCCACCCGGCCCACGCAACCGCCTGA
- the xdhB gene encoding xanthine dehydrogenase molybdopterin binding subunit, giving the protein MKHETLSPPVTPETRHESAEKHVTGRADYTDDLVLPQGALHAYLGLSTVTHGRIRSMDLDAVRAAPGVIDVLTAADIPGQNDVSPIGRNDDPILADGKVMFHGQPVFAVIAETREHARRAARLAKIDYEPLPHVLDPVAALDAGGELVVPGMTLRRGDPQAALPKAPRRIDGRFTIGGQDHFYLEGQIALAIPGEDDEVVIFTSTQHPTEVQHMVAHALGVPANAVVVNVRRMGGGFGGKETQMNLFCCVAAIAAKKWHRAVKLRPDRDDDMIATGKRHDFVVDYSVGFDDAGHILAVKGDWYARCGFSADLSMAVTDRALFHADNAYFYPEVEVRSHPLRTNTVSNTAFRGFGGPQGVIVAERIIEEIAYATSQDTLAVRKANLYRNGQLTPYHQPVEDMVLPRLFTELEESCDYARRRQAVLDWNARMQAAGGPIRKGIALTPVKFGISFTATHFNQAGALIHIYTDGSIQLNHGGCEMGQGLHTKIAQIVAEAFSVGLDRIKVTKTTTEKVPNTSATAASSGTDLNGMAALDAANQIKARLVDFLCIAKDATPEEIRFVPDHVVVRDETIPFSKVIEMAYLARVQLWAAGFYATPKIHWNRAEGRGRPFYYFAYGAACSEVSVDTLTGEYVIERTDVLHDVGRSINPAIDRGQVEGAFVQGTGWLTSEELWWDDQGRLRTHAPSTYKIPLASDRPKVFNVKLAEWSENKERTIKRSKAVGEPPFMLGISVFEAIGHAVASVADYRECPRLDAPATPERVLMAVERLQGGPLALSGA; this is encoded by the coding sequence ATGAAGCACGAGACGCTGTCCCCGCCCGTCACGCCCGAGACGCGGCATGAATCGGCGGAAAAGCACGTCACCGGCCGGGCGGATTACACCGACGACCTGGTGCTGCCGCAGGGGGCGCTGCACGCCTATCTCGGCCTGTCCACCGTCACGCATGGGCGCATCCGGTCGATGGACCTCGACGCGGTGCGCGCCGCGCCGGGCGTCATCGACGTGCTGACCGCCGCCGACATCCCCGGCCAGAACGACGTCAGCCCCATCGGCAGGAACGACGACCCGATCCTTGCGGATGGCAAGGTCATGTTCCACGGCCAGCCGGTCTTTGCCGTGATCGCCGAGACACGCGAACATGCCCGCCGCGCGGCCCGGCTGGCGAAGATCGACTATGAGCCCCTGCCCCATGTGCTGGACCCCGTCGCCGCGCTGGATGCGGGCGGAGAGCTAGTTGTCCCCGGCATGACCCTGCGCCGGGGCGACCCTCAGGCGGCGCTGCCGAAAGCGCCGCGCCGGATCGACGGGCGCTTCACCATCGGTGGGCAGGACCACTTCTACCTTGAGGGTCAGATCGCGCTGGCGATCCCGGGCGAAGATGATGAGGTGGTGATCTTCACCTCGACCCAGCATCCGACCGAGGTGCAGCACATGGTCGCCCATGCGCTGGGCGTGCCCGCGAATGCGGTCGTCGTGAACGTGCGCCGGATGGGCGGCGGGTTCGGCGGCAAGGAAACGCAGATGAACCTGTTCTGCTGCGTGGCCGCCATCGCCGCGAAGAAATGGCATCGCGCCGTCAAGCTGCGCCCTGACCGGGACGACGACATGATCGCCACCGGCAAGCGGCATGACTTCGTGGTGGACTACAGCGTCGGCTTCGACGACGCGGGGCACATCCTCGCCGTCAAGGGCGACTGGTATGCCCGCTGCGGCTTTTCGGCCGACCTCAGCATGGCCGTCACCGACCGGGCGCTGTTCCATGCCGACAACGCCTATTTCTACCCCGAGGTCGAGGTCCGCTCGCATCCCCTGCGGACGAACACGGTGTCGAACACCGCCTTCCGCGGCTTCGGCGGCCCACAGGGCGTGATCGTGGCGGAACGGATCATCGAGGAAATCGCCTATGCCACAAGCCAGGACACGCTGGCCGTCCGCAAGGCGAACCTTTACCGGAACGGCCAGTTGACCCCCTATCATCAGCCGGTCGAGGACATGGTCCTGCCGCGCCTGTTCACGGAGCTTGAGGAGTCCTGCGACTATGCCCGCCGCCGTCAGGCGGTGCTGGACTGGAACGCCCGAATGCAGGCGGCGGGCGGGCCGATCCGCAAGGGCATCGCGCTGACCCCGGTCAAGTTCGGCATCAGCTTCACCGCCACGCATTTCAACCAGGCGGGGGCGCTGATCCACATCTACACCGACGGCTCGATCCAGTTGAACCACGGCGGCTGCGAGATGGGCCAAGGGTTGCACACCAAGATTGCCCAGATTGTGGCCGAGGCGTTTTCCGTGGGCCTCGACCGCATCAAGGTCACGAAGACCACGACCGAGAAGGTGCCGAACACCTCGGCTACGGCGGCGTCCTCGGGGACCGATCTCAACGGCATGGCGGCGCTGGATGCCGCCAACCAGATCAAGGCGCGGCTGGTCGATTTCCTCTGCATCGCCAAGGACGCCACGCCGGAAGAAATCCGCTTCGTCCCCGACCATGTCGTGGTGCGGGACGAGACGATCCCCTTCAGCAAGGTGATCGAGATGGCCTATCTGGCCCGTGTCCAGCTTTGGGCGGCGGGCTTCTATGCCACGCCTAAGATCCACTGGAACCGGGCCGAAGGGCGCGGGCGGCCGTTCTACTACTTCGCCTATGGCGCGGCCTGTTCCGAGGTTTCGGTGGACACGCTGACCGGCGAATACGTGATCGAGCGGACGGACGTGCTGCATGACGTGGGCCGGTCGATCAACCCCGCCATCGACCGCGGGCAGGTGGAAGGCGCCTTCGTGCAGGGCACCGGCTGGCTGACCAGCGAGGAGCTGTGGTGGGACGATCAGGGGCGGCTGCGGACCCACGCGCCGTCCACCTACAAGATCCCGCTGGCATCCGACCGGCCCAAGGTTTTCAACGTCAAGCTGGCCGAGTGGTCGGAAAACAAGGAACGCACGATCAAGCGGTCCAAGGCCGTGGGTGAGCCGCCCTTCATGCTGGGCATCTCGGTCTTCGAGGCGATCGGCCATGCCGTCGCCTCGGTCGCGGATTACCGCGAATGCCCGAGGCTGGACGCCCCCGCCACGCCGGAACGGGTGCTGATGGCCGTCGAACGGCTGCAGGGCGGGCCGCTGGCCCTGAGCGGGGCATGA
- the xdhA gene encoding xanthine dehydrogenase small subunit, producing the protein MIRFLLNDTEIRLTEAGPGDTLLDFLRLGRGLTGTKEGCAEGDCGACTVLVGRLHGGALVYEPVNACIRFLAACHRCHVVTIEHLRGEGGGLHPIQAAMVEHHGSQCGFCTPGFVMALYGLWMTHESPDVVQIETALQGNLCRCTGYEPIVKAALAAGRAGGQLGDFLVAQRAEVTAKLSAMPVGAEVGRGEERAILPADTDELARVLVRHPQATIVAGATDVGLWVTKQFRPISPAVFIGHLMKGIEVDAEEIRIGAGVTYSEFAPVIDDHFPEVEDYVLRIGGWQIRNAGTIGGNIANGSPIGETPPLLIALGARIVLRLGDARRELPLEAFFLDYGRQDRRPGEFVETVVIPLKGKAMIAAYKMSKRQSADISAISAGFRIQVENGTITRARVAFGGLAGIPARAAKAEAALEGQPFTAASFEAAARAVKGDFTPLTDFRATADYRHAVAANFFRRFWLENSGQDVPVRLNRAVGE; encoded by the coding sequence ATGATCCGCTTCCTACTCAACGACACCGAAATCCGGCTGACTGAGGCCGGTCCCGGCGACACGCTGCTGGACTTCCTGCGTCTTGGCCGGGGCCTGACCGGCACCAAGGAGGGCTGCGCCGAGGGCGACTGCGGCGCCTGCACGGTGCTGGTCGGCCGCCTGCACGGTGGCGCGCTGGTCTATGAGCCGGTGAACGCCTGCATCCGCTTCCTCGCCGCCTGCCACCGCTGCCACGTCGTCACCATCGAGCATCTGCGCGGCGAGGGCGGCGGGCTGCACCCGATCCAGGCCGCGATGGTCGAGCATCACGGCAGCCAGTGCGGCTTCTGCACGCCAGGCTTTGTCATGGCGCTTTACGGGCTGTGGATGACGCATGAGAGCCCGGACGTGGTGCAGATCGAGACCGCGCTGCAGGGAAACCTGTGCCGCTGCACGGGTTATGAGCCGATTGTCAAGGCGGCGCTAGCCGCGGGCCGCGCGGGCGGGCAGTTGGGGGATTTCCTTGTGGCCCAGCGCGCCGAGGTCACGGCGAAGCTGTCCGCCATGCCCGTGGGCGCCGAGGTCGGCCGGGGCGAGGAACGCGCCATCCTGCCCGCCGACACGGACGAGCTGGCCCGCGTGCTGGTCCGGCACCCGCAGGCCACCATCGTCGCGGGAGCGACCGACGTGGGGCTGTGGGTGACGAAGCAGTTCCGCCCGATCTCTCCGGCCGTGTTCATCGGCCACCTGATGAAAGGGATCGAGGTCGACGCGGAGGAGATCCGCATCGGCGCGGGCGTGACCTATTCCGAGTTCGCCCCCGTGATCGACGACCATTTCCCCGAGGTCGAGGACTATGTCCTCCGCATCGGCGGCTGGCAGATCAGGAACGCGGGCACCATTGGCGGCAACATCGCCAACGGCTCGCCCATCGGGGAAACGCCGCCGCTGCTGATCGCGCTGGGCGCGCGGATCGTCCTTCGGCTTGGCGACGCGCGGCGCGAGTTGCCGCTGGAGGCGTTCTTCCTCGACTACGGCCGCCAGGACCGCCGACCGGGCGAGTTCGTGGAAACCGTGGTCATCCCCCTCAAGGGCAAGGCGATGATCGCCGCCTACAAGATGTCGAAGCGCCAGTCCGCCGACATCTCGGCCATCTCTGCGGGCTTCCGCATCCAGGTCGAGAACGGCACCATCACCCGCGCCCGCGTCGCCTTCGGCGGCCTGGCCGGCATCCCTGCGCGCGCGGCCAAGGCCGAGGCCGCGCTGGAAGGCCAGCCCTTCACCGCCGCCAGCTTCGAGGCCGCGGCCCGTGCCGTGAAGGGCGACTTCACCCCGCTCACCGACTTCCGGGCAACCGCCGACTATCGCCACGCGGTCGCCGCCAACTTCTTCCGCCGGTTCTGGCTGGAGAACTCGGGGCAAGATGTCCCGGTTCGCCTGAACCGCGCCGTGGGGGAATAA
- a CDS encoding LysR family transcriptional regulator, translated as MSYLESLRVFVRVVELGSITAGGRDMRLSPAAASTRIRDLEAKFGARLLNRTTRTLTPTEIGQVLYENARRVLAALDETEAAVASLSGTPQGALRVAAPLGAGRRLVAPLVPRFVAENPEVQVRLRLSDRTVNIVEDGIDLAFFLGQPEDSTLIRRKIADCPRVLVAAPSYLEQHGTPEAPDDLKRHNCLLLRFPRSPEYFWMLQTPEGPRKLAVAGAFDSDDGEVLLNWALGGAGIANRPRYEVADAMADGRLVEVLPGSPPVTAEFGVLTPHRELQDPKVRRFIDFAARELKGALG; from the coding sequence ATGTCCTATCTGGAAAGCCTCAGGGTCTTCGTGCGCGTGGTCGAGCTGGGCTCGATCACGGCCGGAGGACGTGACATGAGGCTGTCGCCCGCCGCCGCCTCGACCCGCATCCGCGACCTCGAGGCGAAGTTCGGGGCCCGGCTGCTGAACCGCACGACGCGGACGCTGACGCCGACCGAGATCGGGCAGGTGCTTTACGAGAACGCCCGCCGGGTGCTGGCGGCGCTGGACGAGACCGAGGCAGCGGTGGCGAGCCTGTCGGGCACACCTCAAGGAGCCCTGCGGGTGGCGGCTCCCTTGGGCGCAGGGCGGCGGCTGGTCGCGCCGCTGGTGCCGCGCTTCGTTGCGGAAAACCCCGAGGTGCAGGTGCGCCTGCGCCTGTCCGATCGCACGGTGAACATCGTCGAGGACGGGATCGACCTCGCCTTCTTTCTGGGCCAGCCCGAGGACTCGACCCTGATCCGCCGCAAGATCGCGGACTGCCCGCGTGTGCTGGTGGCCGCGCCCTCCTACCTTGAGCAGCATGGAACTCCGGAGGCACCTGACGACCTCAAGCGCCATAACTGCCTATTGCTGCGCTTTCCACGCTCGCCCGAGTATTTCTGGATGCTGCAGACGCCAGAGGGGCCAAGGAAGCTGGCCGTCGCGGGGGCCTTCGACTCTGACGATGGCGAGGTCTTGCTGAACTGGGCGCTGGGCGGCGCGGGCATTGCCAACCGGCCCCGCTACGAGGTGGCCGATGCGATGGCGGATGGGCGGTTGGTCGAGGTGCTGCCCGGGAGCCCCCCTGTCACGGCTGAGTTCGGCGTGCTGACGCCGCACCGCGAGTTGCAGGACCCCAAGGTGCGGCGGTTCATCGACTTCGCCGCGCGCGAGTTGAAGGGCGCGCTGGGGTAA
- a CDS encoding FAD-dependent oxidoreductase has translation MAFPQQARVVIIGLGGIVGASVAHHLIARGWDDIVGIDKSGIPTDIGSTAHASDFCFTTSHDFLSTWTSLYSADFYERLGHYARVGGIEVARKGDDARMNELKRKVASGKAFGTRARMISPAEVKERFPLIEEDVIQGALWDPDAGLVVPRSQTVAGKLVDQGVASGRLRAFANTPATALEIEDGRIRGVVTPRGTIRADLVIVCAGLWGRLIAGMAGEDLPVFPVDHPLTFFGPFNQFEGTGKDIGYPLLRDQGNSAYMRDTGDPTTAEGGQIEWGYYYDAAPRLCHPREILEKEFTRLSPSQRDLDIEDLMEPLERAIELTPVLGELGYNEGHSFNGLLQATTDAMPSVGESRKVRGLWYAVAVWVKDAPAIGKLLADWIIDGRTHIDHASIDYARFSPHQLEADYITARCTQTAVAIYTPPVHPREPFEGGRDIRRSPFHQREVELGGYFMELGGWERAHGYAANEHLLEKYGDRVPVRAHEWDNRHFWRVSNAEHLEMSESCGIINLSHFHITDISGPDHVALLEWLCAARIGGDANIGKGIYTHFLDDQGNIRADLTVLRLADRCLLVNGADAGPRDLTCMRRVAQDRGLDVTLTDASEERITIGFWGPEARAKLQKVVEDPAALEPEAFPFAALRPIRIAGCEVTAFRISYVGERGWELHMAYEDGLAVWDALRSTGAIAVGIETYANSRRMEKSLRLQNADLRTEYNLFEAGLARPKVKEADFRGKAKHLEYAARDHQPAMLCTLVMTDNIDGNGIARYPVGILPVLDPDIGETLVDELGRRSWTSSIAYGPTIGRNIALAYLPRSHARECRRLAVEYMGETFPVEVATVGYKALYDPDNEKPRS, from the coding sequence ATGGCATTTCCCCAACAGGCAAGGGTCGTCATCATCGGGCTTGGCGGCATCGTCGGCGCATCCGTCGCCCATCACCTGATCGCGCGCGGCTGGGACGACATCGTCGGCATCGACAAGTCGGGCATCCCGACCGACATCGGCTCGACCGCCCACGCCTCGGACTTCTGCTTCACCACCAGCCATGATTTCCTGAGCACCTGGACGTCGCTCTATTCCGCCGATTTCTACGAAAGGCTCGGCCATTACGCCCGGGTCGGCGGGATCGAGGTCGCGCGGAAGGGCGATGACGCCCGCATGAATGAACTAAAACGCAAGGTCGCCTCGGGCAAGGCCTTCGGCACCCGCGCCCGGATGATCTCGCCCGCCGAGGTCAAGGAACGCTTTCCGCTGATCGAGGAGGACGTGATCCAAGGGGCCTTGTGGGACCCTGATGCGGGGCTGGTCGTTCCCCGCTCGCAGACGGTGGCGGGCAAGCTGGTCGATCAGGGCGTGGCCTCGGGCAGGCTGCGGGCCTTCGCCAACACCCCCGCGACCGCGCTGGAGATCGAGGACGGCCGCATCCGCGGCGTCGTCACCCCGCGCGGCACCATCCGCGCCGACCTGGTGATCGTCTGCGCCGGCCTCTGGGGGCGGCTCATCGCCGGGATGGCGGGCGAGGACCTGCCGGTCTTCCCGGTGGACCACCCGCTGACCTTCTTCGGCCCCTTCAACCAGTTCGAGGGCACGGGCAAGGACATCGGCTATCCCTTGCTGCGCGACCAGGGCAACTCGGCCTACATGCGCGACACGGGCGACCCCACGACCGCCGAGGGCGGGCAGATCGAATGGGGCTACTACTACGACGCCGCGCCCCGCCTCTGCCATCCGCGCGAGATCCTGGAAAAGGAGTTCACGCGGCTGTCGCCCTCGCAGCGCGACCTCGACATCGAGGACCTGATGGAGCCCTTGGAGCGCGCCATCGAACTGACGCCCGTTCTGGGTGAGTTGGGCTATAACGAGGGCCATTCCTTCAACGGGCTGCTGCAGGCGACGACCGACGCGATGCCCTCGGTCGGGGAAAGCCGCAAGGTGCGGGGGCTATGGTATGCGGTCGCTGTCTGGGTCAAGGACGCCCCCGCCATCGGCAAGCTGCTGGCCGACTGGATCATCGACGGCCGCACCCATATCGACCACGCAAGCATCGACTATGCCCGGTTCAGCCCCCACCAGCTTGAGGCGGACTACATCACCGCCCGCTGCACCCAGACAGCGGTGGCGATCTACACCCCGCCGGTCCACCCGCGCGAGCCGTTCGAGGGCGGGCGCGACATCCGCCGCTCGCCCTTCCACCAGCGCGAGGTGGAGCTTGGCGGGTATTTCATGGAACTCGGCGGCTGGGAACGCGCTCATGGCTATGCCGCGAACGAGCATCTGCTGGAGAAATACGGCGACCGCGTCCCCGTCCGCGCGCATGAATGGGACAACCGCCACTTCTGGCGCGTCTCGAACGCCGAGCATCTGGAGATGAGCGAAAGCTGCGGCATCATCAACCTGTCCCATTTCCACATCACCGACATCTCGGGGCCGGATCATGTCGCACTGCTGGAATGGCTCTGCGCCGCCCGCATCGGGGGGGACGCGAATATCGGCAAGGGCATCTACACCCATTTCCTTGACGATCAGGGCAATATCCGCGCCGACCTGACCGTGCTGCGCTTGGCCGACCGCTGCCTGCTGGTCAACGGGGCAGATGCCGGTCCGCGCGACCTGACCTGTATGCGCCGCGTGGCGCAGGATCGCGGGCTGGACGTCACCCTGACCGACGCCTCCGAGGAGCGCATCACCATCGGCTTCTGGGGCCCCGAGGCCCGCGCGAAGCTGCAGAAGGTGGTGGAAGACCCCGCCGCGCTGGAACCCGAGGCCTTCCCCTTCGCCGCCCTCCGCCCGATCAGGATCGCGGGGTGCGAGGTCACGGCTTTCCGCATCTCCTATGTCGGGGAACGGGGGTGGGAACTGCACATGGCCTACGAGGACGGGCTGGCCGTCTGGGACGCCCTGCGCTCGACCGGCGCCATCGCGGTGGGGATCGAGACCTACGCCAACTCGCGCCGGATGGAGAAAAGCCTGCGGCTGCAGAACGCCGACCTGCGGACGGAATACAACCTGTTCGAGGCGGGACTGGCTCGGCCCAAGGTCAAGGAGGCCGATTTCCGCGGCAAGGCAAAGCATCTCGAATATGCCGCGCGGGATCACCAGCCGGCGATGCTCTGCACGCTGGTAATGACCGACAACATCGACGGCAACGGGATTGCCCGCTATCCCGTCGGAATCCTGCCGGTGCTGGACCCCGACATCGGCGAGACGCTGGTCGATGAGCTTGGCCGGCGGTCTTGGACGAGTTCCATCGCCTATGGCCCGACCATCGGCAGGAACATCGCCCTTGCCTACCTGCCCCGCTCCCACGCCCGGGAGTGCCGCAGGCTGGCGGTGGAATACATGGGCGAGACTTTCCCGGTCGAGGTGGCCACTGTCGGATACAAGGCGCTCTATGATCCCGATAATGAAAAGCCGCGAAGCTGA